From the genome of Streptomyces sp. NBC_01260, one region includes:
- a CDS encoding S1C family serine protease — MTESQRPSGEYPMYPSYGNGDAAYPPPPSYQPPQPVAAGSGTTVWPGSGAADGHTGGAGHGGGDGFQGPGLPQPAPEPSASRRRARRPVALLAAVAIAAAVVGGGTATVIGQLTDQGTGSTSSSGVIPGTTVSQSSKGTVSGVAAALSPTIVEISATSTAGQSTGSGVIITSDGETVTNNHVVAGASSVKVTLSTGKTYTADVVGTDPAKDLALIKLRGASGLKTATLGDSSKVAVGDQVVAIGSPEGLTGTVTSGIVSALDRDVTVAKEGDNSQGQGQNGQGGGQQWPFEFGGKQFNGDTGDSTTTYKALQTDASLNPGNSGGALINMNGEIIGINSAMYSASSAGSSGSSGAGSVGLGFAIPVNTLKADLSTLRAGNSS, encoded by the coding sequence ATGACAGAGAGCCAGCGCCCGAGCGGCGAGTACCCGATGTACCCCTCGTACGGCAACGGCGACGCGGCCTACCCGCCGCCGCCGTCATACCAGCCCCCGCAGCCGGTCGCCGCGGGCTCCGGAACCACCGTGTGGCCCGGCTCCGGAGCGGCCGACGGGCACACCGGCGGTGCGGGCCACGGCGGCGGTGACGGGTTCCAGGGCCCCGGGCTGCCGCAGCCCGCGCCGGAGCCGTCCGCCTCCCGGCGCCGGGCCCGCCGCCCGGTCGCGCTCCTCGCGGCGGTGGCCATCGCGGCGGCGGTCGTCGGCGGCGGCACCGCCACCGTGATAGGGCAGCTCACCGACCAGGGCACCGGCAGCACCAGCAGCAGCGGCGTCATCCCGGGTACCACCGTCTCGCAGAGCAGCAAGGGCACCGTCTCCGGTGTGGCCGCGGCCCTGTCGCCGACGATCGTCGAGATCAGCGCGACCTCGACCGCGGGCCAGTCCACCGGCTCCGGCGTGATCATCACGTCCGACGGCGAGACCGTCACCAACAACCACGTCGTCGCGGGCGCCTCCTCGGTCAAGGTGACGCTCAGCACCGGCAAGACGTACACCGCCGATGTCGTCGGCACCGACCCCGCCAAGGACCTCGCGCTGATCAAGCTCCGGGGCGCGAGCGGGCTGAAGACGGCCACGCTCGGTGACTCCTCCAAGGTCGCCGTCGGCGACCAGGTCGTCGCGATCGGCTCGCCGGAGGGCCTGACCGGCACCGTCACCAGCGGCATCGTGTCCGCGCTCGACCGGGACGTCACGGTCGCCAAGGAAGGCGACAACAGCCAGGGCCAGGGGCAGAACGGCCAGGGCGGCGGACAGCAGTGGCCGTTCGAGTTCGGCGGAAAGCAGTTCAACGGCGACACCGGCGACTCCACCACCACGTACAAGGCACTCCAGACCGACGCCTCGCTCAACCCGGGCAACTCCGGCGGCGCGCTGATCAATATGAACGGCGAGATCATCGGCATCAACTCCGCCATGTACTCGGCGAGTTCGGCCGGCAGCTCCGGCAGCTCCGGCGCGGGCAGCGTCGGTCTCGGCTTCGCCATCCCGGTCAACACCCTCAAGGCCGACCTCAGCACCCTGCGGGCCGGCAACAGCTCCTGA
- a CDS encoding GntR family transcriptional regulator, whose protein sequence is MAESAAVEFRIDRRSGVATYLQIVQQTKQALRLNLLEPGDRLPTAREVVEATAINPNTVLKAYRELEREGLVEARRGLGTFVTRTLGGAAAADDAPLRAELADWALRARAAGLDKDDVSALFAAVLDKTFKEDQAG, encoded by the coding sequence ATGGCAGAGTCCGCAGCGGTCGAGTTCCGCATCGACCGGCGCAGCGGCGTCGCCACGTACCTCCAGATCGTCCAGCAGACCAAACAGGCGCTGCGCCTGAACCTGCTGGAGCCCGGCGACCGGCTGCCCACCGCGCGCGAGGTCGTCGAGGCCACCGCCATCAACCCGAACACCGTGCTGAAGGCCTACCGGGAGCTGGAGCGCGAGGGACTCGTCGAGGCCCGGCGCGGACTCGGCACCTTCGTCACCCGGACCCTCGGCGGCGCGGCGGCGGCCGACGACGCCCCGCTGCGCGCCGAACTCGCCGACTGGGCCCTGCGGGCCCGCGCGGCCGGCCTGGACAAGGACGACGTGAGCGCGCTCTTCGCCGCCGTACTGGACAAGACTTTCAAGGAGGATCAGGCCGGATGA
- a CDS encoding ABC transporter ATP-binding protein produces the protein MTGAAIEAEGLGMRYRGKGGGWALRDCSFRLPAGRVCALVGPNGAGKSTLLSLAAGFLRPAEGTVRVLGSTPGDARRRMAFVAQDKPLYPQLTVAETLWAGAELNPATWDQDTAERITEPLPRDARVRTLSGGQRTRLALALALGKQPELLLLDEPMADLDPLGRHQLMGALMAEAAERSTTIVMSSHILAELEGACDYLLLVDGGRIRLGGETDDLLTAHTLLTGPVRDLAPHTVVESRTTGRLLTALVRKEGPVDTADWETAEPSLEELLLAHLRSPDAPALLTPSADARTREAVSAA, from the coding sequence ATGACAGGCGCTGCGATCGAGGCCGAGGGCCTCGGCATGAGGTACCGGGGCAAGGGCGGGGGCTGGGCGCTGCGCGACTGCTCGTTCCGGCTCCCCGCCGGGCGTGTGTGTGCCCTCGTCGGACCCAACGGTGCGGGAAAGTCCACCCTCCTGAGCCTGGCCGCGGGATTCCTGCGGCCGGCCGAGGGGACGGTACGCGTGCTGGGCTCGACGCCCGGCGACGCCCGCCGCCGGATGGCCTTCGTGGCCCAGGACAAGCCGCTGTACCCGCAGTTGACGGTCGCCGAGACGCTCTGGGCGGGCGCCGAGCTGAACCCCGCCACCTGGGACCAGGACACCGCCGAGCGGATCACCGAACCGCTTCCCCGGGACGCCCGGGTCCGCACGCTCTCCGGCGGCCAGCGCACCCGGCTCGCACTGGCCCTCGCCCTCGGCAAGCAGCCCGAACTGCTGCTGCTGGACGAGCCGATGGCCGACCTCGACCCGCTCGGCCGGCACCAGCTGATGGGCGCCCTGATGGCCGAGGCCGCCGAGCGCTCCACCACCATCGTGATGTCGTCGCACATCCTCGCCGAGCTGGAGGGCGCCTGCGACTACCTCCTGCTCGTCGACGGCGGCCGCATCCGCCTCGGCGGCGAGACGGACGACCTGCTCACCGCGCACACCCTGCTCACCGGCCCGGTACGGGACCTCGCCCCGCACACCGTCGTCGAGTCCCGCACCACGGGACGGCTGCTGACCGCACTCGTCCGGAAGGAGGGCCCGGTGGACACCGCCGACTGGGAGACCGCCGAACCGTCGCTGGAGGAGCTGCTGCTCGCGCACCTCCGCTCCCCCGACGCACCCGCGCTGCTCACACCGAGCGCGGACGCCCGGACCCGTGAGGCGGTGAGCGCGGCATGA
- a CDS encoding LacI family DNA-binding transcriptional regulator: protein MAKVTRDDVARLAGTSTAVVSYVINNGPRPVAPATRERVLAAIKELGYRPDRVAQAMASRRTDLIGMIVPDARQPFFAEMAHAVEQAAAERGKMVLVGNSDYRDEREVHYLRAFLGMRVSGLILVSQGPSERAAAEIEAWDARVVLLHERPEAIDDVAVVTDDVGGAQLATRHLLEHGNEYVACLGGVESTPVVGDPVADHVEGWRRAMHESGRSTQGRLFQAPYNRYDAYRVALELLAGPDRPPAIFCATDDQAIGVLRAARELRIDVPGELAVAGFDDVKEAGLTDPPLTTVFSDRPAMARAAVDLVLDDSLRVSGSRRERLKQFPSALVVRRSCGCGEPPAARVPLA, encoded by the coding sequence GTGGCCAAGGTGACGCGGGACGATGTGGCGAGACTGGCGGGGACGTCGACCGCGGTCGTCAGCTACGTCATCAACAACGGACCCAGGCCGGTTGCCCCGGCCACGCGCGAGCGGGTACTCGCCGCGATCAAGGAGCTGGGCTACCGGCCCGACCGGGTCGCCCAGGCGATGGCCTCACGGCGGACCGACCTCATAGGGATGATCGTCCCGGACGCGCGGCAGCCGTTCTTCGCGGAGATGGCACACGCGGTCGAACAGGCCGCCGCCGAGCGCGGAAAAATGGTGCTCGTCGGCAACTCCGACTACCGCGACGAGCGCGAGGTCCACTATCTGCGGGCCTTCCTCGGTATGCGGGTCTCCGGGCTGATCCTGGTCAGCCAGGGCCCCAGCGAGCGGGCCGCCGCCGAGATCGAGGCGTGGGACGCCCGGGTCGTGCTGCTGCACGAGCGGCCCGAGGCGATCGACGACGTCGCGGTCGTCACGGACGATGTCGGCGGCGCCCAGCTCGCCACCCGGCACCTGCTGGAACACGGCAACGAGTACGTGGCGTGCCTCGGCGGCGTGGAGTCGACCCCGGTGGTCGGCGACCCGGTGGCCGACCACGTCGAGGGCTGGCGCCGGGCGATGCACGAGTCGGGGCGCTCGACACAGGGCCGGCTCTTCCAGGCCCCGTACAACCGTTACGACGCCTACCGGGTGGCGCTGGAGCTCCTCGCGGGCCCGGACCGTCCCCCGGCGATCTTCTGTGCGACGGACGACCAGGCCATCGGGGTGCTGCGGGCCGCGCGCGAGCTGCGGATCGATGTGCCGGGCGAACTCGCGGTGGCGGGCTTCGACGACGTGAAGGAAGCAGGACTGACCGATCCGCCGCTCACGACGGTCTTCTCGGACCGCCCGGCGATGGCGCGGGCGGCCGTGGACCTGGTGCTCGACGACTCGCTCCGGGTCTCGGGCTCGCGGCGGGAGCGGCTGAAGCAGTTCCCCTCGGCGCTGGTGGTCCGGCGCTCCTGCGGCTGCGGCGAGCCCCCGGCGGCCCGGGTGCCGCTCGCGTAG
- a CDS encoding response regulator transcription factor, translated as MSPAEDDPQRILIVDDEPAVREALQRSLAFEGYGTEVAVDGLDALTKAESYAPDLIVLDIQMPRMDGLTAARRIRATGTTTPILMLTARDTVGDRVTGLDAGADDYLVKPFELDELFARIRALLRRTSYAAAAGGDLPDNNVLAFADLRMDLSTREVNRGTRRVELTRTEFTLLEMFLAHPRQVLTREQILKAVWGFDFEPSSNSLDVYVMYLRRKTEADGEPRLVHTVRGVGYALRSGGGEG; from the coding sequence ATGAGCCCCGCCGAAGACGATCCGCAGCGCATCCTGATCGTCGACGACGAGCCCGCCGTGCGCGAGGCCCTGCAACGCAGTCTCGCGTTCGAGGGATACGGCACCGAGGTCGCCGTCGACGGGCTCGACGCCCTCACCAAGGCGGAGTCGTACGCCCCCGACCTCATCGTCCTCGACATCCAGATGCCGCGGATGGACGGGCTGACCGCCGCCCGCCGCATCCGTGCCACGGGCACCACCACGCCCATCCTGATGCTCACCGCCCGCGACACCGTCGGCGACCGTGTCACCGGACTCGACGCGGGCGCCGACGACTACCTGGTCAAGCCCTTCGAGCTGGACGAGCTGTTCGCCCGGATCAGGGCGCTGCTGCGCCGCACTTCGTACGCGGCCGCGGCGGGCGGCGACCTCCCCGACAACAACGTGCTGGCCTTCGCCGACCTCCGGATGGACCTCTCCACCCGCGAGGTCAACCGCGGCACCCGCCGCGTCGAGCTGACCCGCACCGAGTTCACCCTGCTGGAGATGTTCCTGGCGCACCCGCGCCAGGTGCTGACCCGCGAGCAGATCCTGAAGGCGGTGTGGGGCTTCGACTTCGAGCCGAGCTCCAACTCCCTGGACGTGTACGTGATGTACCTGCGCCGCAAGACGGAGGCGGACGGCGAACCGCGCCTCGTCCACACGGTGCGGGGCGTGGGGTACGCGCTGCGGTCGGGCGGGGGCGAGGGGTGA
- a CDS encoding sensor histidine kinase: MTGLLRRFRALPLRSRLALLVTTAVAVAVAAVAAACWFVTKAQLEQQLDDSLRSAKVENGPLADLLKACLSDGRLPAQEFPGQYTVQIVSSNGTYCPAPNSTPVPAQPSDIAVAAGLRRETLHTAKNDDGKEMRVYTRKLPGIVGVADNQLAVSVARPLSEIDAPLSTLAWMLAIVSGIGVVGAGAAGLWVARSGLRPVDELTETVEHVARTEDLTVRIPVDGEDEIARLSRSFNSMAASLATSRDRQAQLIADAGHELRTPLTSLRTNVELLARSDETGRAIPPDDRKALMSSVKAQMTELASLIGDLQELARPDATQPGPLQVVALHDITRTALERARLRGPELTITAELAPWYVRAEPAALERAVVNVLDNAVKFSPPRATIDVVLHRGELTVRDHGPGIPADELPHVFERFWRSPSARQLPGSGLGLSIVARTVQQAGGEIALLPAPGGGTEAAIRLPGAPQPPPDPPQG; this comes from the coding sequence GTGACGGGGCTTCTGCGCCGCTTCCGCGCCCTGCCGCTCCGCTCCCGGCTCGCGCTGCTGGTCACGACCGCGGTGGCGGTGGCGGTGGCGGCGGTGGCGGCGGCGTGCTGGTTCGTGACGAAGGCGCAGCTGGAGCAGCAGCTCGACGACTCGCTGCGCAGCGCGAAAGTGGAGAACGGTCCGCTGGCGGACCTGCTGAAAGCGTGCCTGAGCGACGGGAGGCTGCCGGCCCAGGAGTTCCCCGGCCAGTACACCGTGCAGATCGTGTCGTCGAACGGCACCTACTGCCCCGCCCCGAACAGCACGCCCGTCCCCGCCCAGCCGAGCGATATCGCGGTGGCGGCCGGTCTGCGGCGCGAGACCCTGCACACCGCGAAGAACGACGACGGCAAGGAGATGCGGGTCTACACCCGCAAGCTGCCGGGGATCGTCGGGGTGGCGGACAACCAGCTCGCGGTCTCCGTCGCCCGTCCCCTGAGCGAGATCGACGCGCCGCTGTCCACGCTCGCCTGGATGCTCGCCATCGTCTCCGGCATCGGCGTGGTCGGCGCGGGCGCCGCCGGTCTCTGGGTCGCGCGCTCCGGTCTGCGCCCCGTCGACGAACTCACCGAGACCGTGGAGCACGTGGCCCGCACCGAGGACCTCACCGTCCGCATCCCGGTCGACGGCGAGGACGAGATCGCGCGGCTCTCCCGGTCCTTCAACTCGATGGCCGCCTCGCTCGCCACCTCCCGGGACCGCCAGGCCCAGTTGATCGCGGATGCCGGGCACGAGCTGCGCACCCCCCTGACCTCCCTGCGCACCAACGTGGAGCTCCTCGCCCGCAGCGACGAGACCGGCCGGGCCATCCCGCCGGACGACCGCAAGGCGCTGATGTCCTCGGTCAAGGCCCAGATGACCGAACTGGCCTCGCTCATCGGCGACCTCCAGGAACTGGCCCGTCCGGACGCCACCCAGCCCGGCCCGCTCCAGGTGGTCGCCCTGCACGACATCACCCGCACCGCCCTCGAACGCGCCCGCCTGCGCGGCCCGGAGCTGACCATCACGGCGGAGCTGGCCCCCTGGTACGTACGCGCCGAACCGGCCGCGCTGGAGCGGGCGGTCGTCAACGTCCTGGACAACGCGGTGAAGTTCAGCCCGCCGCGCGCCACGATCGACGTGGTCCTGCACCGAGGGGAGCTGACGGTCCGCGACCACGGCCCCGGCATCCCCGCCGACGAACTCCCGCACGTCTTCGAACGCTTCTGGCGCTCCCCGTCCGCCCGCCAGCTCCCCGGCTCCGGCCTGGGCCTGTCGATCGTCGCGCGTACGGTCCAGCAGGCGGGCGGCGAGATCGCCCTGCTCCCGGCGCCGGGCGGCGGCACGGAAGCCGCGATCCGCCTCCCGGGCGCCCCTCAGCCGCCACCGGACCCACCGCAGGGGTGA
- a CDS encoding phosphatidylinositol-specific phospholipase C: MSPYIGNRRNFLAGALAVSATALLGAAPARAAARQALTTQDWMRGIADATDLRRLTIPGSHDSGARYGGPWTECQNTTIAEQLNSGLRFLDVRCRITGGSFAIHHGASYQNLMFGDVLGACWDFLAERPTETVLMRVKQEYSEESDAAFRAVFDDYLDGRGWRPLFHIDSALPALGRARGKVVLLADNGGLPGVRYADPGLFDIQDDYMAEPFAKYPKIENQFRRAAAQPGKLFMNYVSTAALMPPRWNADRLNPQVQSFLDGSGTAGWTGLGIVPLDFPATRSGLVESLIRHNPAS, encoded by the coding sequence ATGAGCCCGTACATCGGTAACCGCCGGAACTTCCTGGCCGGCGCACTGGCCGTCTCCGCCACCGCTCTCCTGGGCGCGGCGCCCGCCCGTGCCGCGGCCCGCCAGGCCCTCACCACCCAGGACTGGATGCGCGGCATCGCGGACGCCACCGATCTGCGGCGGCTCACCATCCCCGGCTCGCACGACTCGGGCGCCCGCTACGGCGGTCCCTGGACCGAGTGCCAGAACACCACGATTGCTGAGCAGCTGAACAGCGGGCTGCGTTTCCTCGACGTGCGGTGCCGGATCACGGGTGGCTCCTTCGCGATCCACCACGGAGCCTCGTACCAGAACCTGATGTTCGGTGATGTCCTCGGCGCCTGCTGGGACTTCCTGGCCGAGCGGCCCACCGAGACCGTGCTGATGCGGGTCAAGCAGGAGTACTCGGAGGAGAGCGACGCGGCGTTCCGGGCGGTCTTCGACGACTACCTCGACGGCAGGGGCTGGCGGCCGCTGTTCCACATCGACTCCGCGCTGCCCGCGCTGGGGCGGGCCCGCGGCAAGGTGGTGCTGCTCGCCGACAACGGCGGCCTGCCCGGGGTGCGTTACGCCGACCCAGGGCTCTTCGACATCCAGGACGACTACATGGCGGAACCGTTCGCCAAGTACCCGAAGATCGAGAACCAGTTCCGCAGGGCCGCCGCGCAGCCGGGCAAGCTCTTCATGAACTACGTCTCGACCGCCGCCCTGATGCCGCCCCGCTGGAACGCGGACCGGCTCAACCCGCAGGTCCAGTCGTTCCTCGACGGCTCCGGGACGGCCGGCTGGACCGGTCTCGGCATCGTCCCGCTGGACTTCCCGGCTACCCGGTCCGGACTGGTGGAATCGCTGATCCGGCACAACCCCGCTTCCTGA
- the mshD gene encoding mycothiol synthase has protein sequence MTTDVPLPAPGREIQTLDDLSPDQAEAVSGLLAEAARSDGRQAVSEQGRLQLRGGHREGVRHFLLTAGGVLVGYAQLEDTDPVEAPAAELVVHPSHRGQGHGRALGAALLAATGKRLRVWAHGGRSAARHLAQVLGLSLFRELRQLRRPLSPLNVAEPVLPPGVTVRAFVPGQDDTAWLAVNRAAFAHHPEQGSLTQRDLDDRKAEPWFDPKGFFLAEREKGGTTELIGFHWTKVHAEEQLGEVYVVGIRPDAQGGGLGKALTAIGLRHLAAEGLPTAMLYVDADNTAAVTVYERMGFTTHEVDLMYRTET, from the coding sequence ATGACGACTGACGTACCCCTCCCCGCCCCCGGACGCGAGATCCAGACGCTCGACGACCTCTCCCCCGACCAGGCGGAAGCCGTCTCCGGGCTCCTCGCCGAGGCGGCCCGGTCCGATGGCAGGCAGGCCGTGTCCGAGCAGGGGCGGCTGCAGCTGCGGGGCGGGCACCGGGAAGGCGTGCGGCATTTCCTGCTGACCGCCGGAGGTGTGCTGGTCGGGTACGCGCAGCTGGAGGACACCGACCCCGTCGAGGCGCCGGCCGCCGAGCTGGTCGTGCATCCCTCGCACCGCGGGCAGGGGCACGGGCGGGCGCTCGGGGCGGCGCTGCTGGCCGCCACCGGGAAGCGGCTGCGGGTATGGGCGCACGGCGGCAGGTCAGCGGCGCGCCACCTCGCGCAGGTACTCGGCCTCTCGCTCTTTCGCGAACTGCGCCAGCTGCGGCGTCCGTTGAGCCCGCTCAACGTCGCGGAGCCGGTACTGCCGCCGGGCGTCACCGTCCGCGCGTTCGTCCCCGGCCAGGACGACACCGCCTGGCTGGCCGTGAACCGCGCCGCCTTCGCCCACCACCCCGAGCAGGGTTCGCTGACCCAGCGCGACCTCGACGACCGCAAGGCCGAGCCCTGGTTCGACCCGAAGGGCTTCTTCCTCGCCGAGCGCGAGAAGGGCGGCACCACCGAGCTGATCGGCTTCCACTGGACGAAGGTGCACGCCGAGGAGCAGCTCGGCGAGGTGTACGTGGTCGGCATCCGGCCCGACGCGCAGGGCGGCGGCCTGGGCAAGGCGCTCACCGCGATCGGGCTGCGCCACCTCGCCGCCGAGGGGCTGCCGACCGCGATGCTCTACGTCGACGCGGACAACACCGCGGCCGTGACGGTCTACGAGCGGATGGGCTTCACCACCCACGAGGTGGACCTGATGTACCGCACGGAGACCTGA
- a CDS encoding bifunctional metallophosphatase/5'-nucleotidase: protein MSATPQKNRASRRVLAAAAGLATVGALVAAMPAGAQERGHGKNHGHHAPDRTVDVQLLSFNDLHGNLEPPAGSAGMVNETQADGTTKAVPAGGVEYLASSLRTARKGHPYSITAAGGDMVGASPLLSGLFHDEPTVEALNKIDLDVTSVGNHEFDEGATELARLQNGGCHPVEGCYEEGKKFKGADFPYLAANVTSEKTGKPILKPYTVWKKNGVKIGFIGVTLEGTPNIVTANGVKGLKFHDEIETVNKYAKELDRQGVKSIVALIHEGGLPASSSYDYDCDSPAAGDGISGPITDIAKGISPKVDALVTGHTHQAYVCTIPDPAGNPRLVTSASSFGKLYTDTTLTYDRRTNDIVRTAVKGSGTSKSSEHHGQPQHPAPANPVSANHIVTRDQPKATDMTALIARWNTLAAPIANRPQGFISADINGRGSTAPEKPLGNLIADAQLEGLAPADKGGAVVAFMNPGGIRADLVYKASGSEGDGVVTYGESFTVQPFTNMMNVLDLTGAQLVSALQQQVSGSNEASPKILQVSKGLTYTLDMTKSGADRVVAGTIRLNGEAIDPAKTYRVAMNEFLAGGGDGFAALGQGTNKLVGASDLDLFNSYLAAHSTAAAPLAPPATDRITVIK, encoded by the coding sequence ATGTCAGCGACACCGCAGAAGAACCGCGCGTCCCGGCGGGTGCTCGCCGCCGCGGCCGGACTTGCCACCGTAGGAGCGCTCGTCGCGGCCATGCCGGCCGGGGCGCAGGAGCGCGGGCACGGCAAGAACCACGGCCATCACGCGCCGGACCGGACCGTCGATGTGCAACTGCTGTCCTTCAATGACCTGCACGGCAACCTGGAGCCGCCCGCCGGCTCGGCCGGCATGGTCAACGAGACGCAGGCCGACGGCACGACGAAGGCCGTTCCGGCCGGGGGCGTGGAGTACCTCGCCTCCTCGCTGCGCACCGCGCGCAAGGGCCACCCGTACTCGATCACCGCGGCCGGCGGCGACATGGTGGGCGCGAGCCCGCTGCTGTCGGGGCTCTTCCACGACGAGCCGACCGTCGAGGCGCTCAACAAGATCGACCTCGATGTGACGAGCGTCGGCAACCACGAGTTCGACGAGGGCGCCACGGAGCTGGCCCGCCTCCAGAACGGCGGCTGCCACCCGGTCGAGGGGTGCTACGAAGAGGGCAAGAAGTTCAAGGGCGCCGACTTCCCGTACCTCGCCGCCAACGTGACGAGCGAGAAGACCGGCAAGCCGATCCTCAAGCCGTACACGGTGTGGAAGAAGAACGGCGTCAAGATCGGCTTCATCGGGGTGACCCTGGAGGGCACGCCGAACATCGTGACGGCCAACGGCGTCAAGGGCCTGAAGTTCCACGACGAGATCGAGACGGTCAACAAGTACGCCAAGGAGCTGGACCGGCAGGGCGTCAAGTCCATCGTCGCCCTGATCCACGAGGGCGGCCTGCCCGCCTCGTCGTCGTACGACTACGACTGCGACAGCCCGGCTGCCGGTGACGGCATCTCCGGGCCGATCACCGACATCGCCAAGGGCATCTCGCCGAAGGTCGACGCGCTGGTGACGGGCCACACCCACCAGGCGTACGTGTGCACCATCCCGGACCCGGCGGGCAACCCGCGCCTGGTCACCTCGGCCTCGTCGTTCGGCAAGCTGTACACGGACACGACGCTCACCTACGACCGTCGCACCAACGACATCGTGCGCACGGCGGTGAAGGGCTCCGGTACGTCGAAGTCCTCGGAGCACCACGGGCAGCCGCAGCACCCCGCGCCCGCGAACCCGGTCTCGGCGAACCACATCGTCACCCGTGACCAGCCCAAGGCCACGGACATGACGGCTCTCATCGCGCGCTGGAACACCCTCGCGGCGCCGATCGCGAACCGGCCGCAGGGCTTCATCTCGGCCGACATCAACGGCCGCGGCTCCACGGCCCCGGAGAAGCCGCTCGGCAATCTGATCGCGGACGCGCAGCTGGAGGGTCTGGCCCCGGCGGACAAGGGCGGGGCGGTCGTCGCCTTCATGAACCCGGGCGGCATCCGTGCCGACCTGGTGTACAAGGCCTCGGGCAGTGAGGGCGACGGCGTGGTGACGTACGGCGAGTCGTTCACCGTGCAGCCGTTCACCAACATGATGAACGTCCTCGACCTGACCGGTGCGCAGCTCGTCAGCGCGCTCCAGCAGCAGGTCAGCGGCTCGAACGAGGCCAGCCCGAAGATCCTTCAGGTGTCAAAGGGCCTCACGTACACCCTGGACATGACGAAGTCGGGCGCGGACCGCGTGGTCGCCGGCACGATCAGGCTGAATGGCGAGGCGATCGACCCCGCCAAGACGTACCGCGTCGCGATGAACGAGTTCCTGGCGGGCGGCGGCGACGGCTTCGCGGCGCTCGGGCAGGGCACCAACAAGCTGGTCGGCGCCTCCGACCTGGACCTGTTCAACTCCTACCTGGCCGCGCACTCCACGGCCGCCGCGCCGCTCGCGCCGCCGGCGACGGACCGGATCACGGTCATCAAGTAG